The Anolis carolinensis isolate JA03-04 chromosome 1, rAnoCar3.1.pri, whole genome shotgun sequence genome window below encodes:
- the fkbp1b gene encoding peptidyl-prolyl cis-trans isomerase FKBP1B isoform X2 yields the protein MLQNGKKFDSSRDRNKPFRFKIGRQEVIKGFEEGAAQMSLGQRAKLTCTPDVAYGPTGHPGVIPPNATLIFDVELLRIE from the exons ATGCTACAAAACGGAAAGAAGTTTGATTCCTCCAGAGATCGAAACAAGCCCTTCAGGTTCAAGATCGGCAGACAAGAAGTCATTAAAGGATTTGAGGAAGGAGCTGCACAG ATGAGCCTTGGACAAAGAGCAAAGCTAACGTGTACCCCTGATGTCGCGTATGGACCCACAGGCCACCCTGGAGTTATCCCGCCTAACGCTACTCTCATTTTTGATGTGGAGCTGCTTCGGATAGAGTAA